A stretch of the Sulfurospirillum sp. UCH001 genome encodes the following:
- the ovoA gene encoding 5-histidylcysteine sulfoxide synthase → MQLIPTRNILLNVGTAEQKRAEIKEYFLKTYTVYEKLFELMKDDESYYLTADPLRHPLVFYFGHTATFFINKLVLAKLLDKRINPVYESIFAIGVDEMSWDDLNQSNYKWPRIPEIRTYREQVKVKILELIERMPLSMPISWESPFWAIMMGIEHERIHLETSSVLIRQLPLDRVKSNDFWKVCPFDTPVVQNELIEVKGTTLRLEKKKDDALYGWDNEYGVHVKEVKDFKASKYLVSNAEFLGFIEEGGYENESYWSEEGWKWKSYKDATMPLFWRKDASGYKLRLMAEEIDMPWSWPVEINYLEAKAFCNWKSVKEGKSIRLPSEEEWYILRDAHVKCDEPFWDKAPGNINLEYFASSVPVDTFAFGNFYDVIGNVWQWTETPINGFDGFTVHPLYDDFSVPTFDDRHNIIKGGSWISTGNEIIRASRYAFRRHFYQHAGFRYVESNASVETHSVFYETDFALSQICDAHFGEKENNYYEAMAQLCIDLGGGAHNKALEIGCGAGRGTFALARHFAMVHGVEFTARVVRLATNFKESGKLKYALKEEGELASFIEKNLSDFNIDPKVQKVEFWQADPHNMKPYFDEYDLILANNILDTLYDPALFLEKIKERLNPKGFLIIASAYDWDETKTPRQKWLGGFKKNGEKYSTFDALNEHLSAFFEMVKAPLKMQLITHESDYKSVIKTLHVSVWRKR, encoded by the coding sequence ATGCAACTCATCCCAACGCGCAATATTCTTTTAAATGTAGGAACTGCGGAGCAAAAAAGAGCGGAAATCAAAGAGTATTTTCTTAAAACTTATACGGTATATGAAAAGCTCTTTGAATTGATGAAGGACGATGAGAGTTACTATCTCACAGCAGATCCTCTGCGTCATCCATTGGTATTTTATTTTGGTCATACCGCAACGTTTTTTATTAATAAGCTGGTTCTTGCCAAGCTTTTAGATAAGCGCATTAATCCGGTTTACGAGTCGATATTTGCGATTGGTGTGGATGAGATGAGTTGGGATGATCTAAACCAATCCAATTACAAATGGCCAAGAATTCCTGAAATCAGGACGTATCGCGAGCAGGTAAAAGTTAAAATTTTAGAACTGATTGAAAGGATGCCTCTTTCCATGCCTATTTCGTGGGAAAGCCCATTTTGGGCAATTATGATGGGTATTGAGCATGAACGCATTCATCTTGAAACCTCTTCTGTACTTATTCGCCAACTTCCACTTGATCGTGTGAAATCCAATGATTTTTGGAAAGTCTGCCCGTTTGATACACCTGTAGTTCAAAATGAACTTATAGAGGTTAAAGGCACAACCCTTCGTTTAGAAAAGAAAAAAGATGATGCACTGTATGGTTGGGATAACGAGTATGGTGTTCATGTTAAAGAAGTGAAAGATTTTAAAGCGTCTAAGTATCTTGTGAGTAACGCTGAATTCTTGGGCTTTATCGAAGAAGGTGGCTACGAAAATGAGAGCTATTGGAGTGAAGAGGGCTGGAAGTGGAAAAGCTATAAAGATGCCACGATGCCTTTGTTCTGGCGTAAAGATGCTTCAGGATACAAACTGCGTTTGATGGCAGAAGAAATAGATATGCCGTGGAGCTGGCCAGTTGAGATTAATTACCTTGAAGCCAAAGCATTTTGTAATTGGAAAAGTGTAAAAGAAGGTAAATCCATTCGTCTTCCAAGTGAAGAGGAGTGGTATATTTTAAGGGATGCTCATGTCAAATGTGATGAGCCATTTTGGGATAAAGCACCTGGCAATATCAACTTGGAGTATTTTGCTTCTTCTGTGCCCGTAGATACATTTGCTTTTGGAAATTTTTACGATGTGATTGGCAATGTATGGCAGTGGACTGAAACGCCTATTAACGGTTTTGATGGTTTTACTGTCCATCCACTTTATGATGACTTTTCCGTACCAACGTTTGATGATAGACACAATATCATTAAAGGTGGTTCATGGATCAGTACGGGAAATGAGATTATCAGAGCTTCGCGTTACGCATTTCGTCGTCATTTTTATCAGCATGCAGGATTTCGCTATGTAGAGTCTAATGCGTCCGTAGAGACACATTCTGTTTTTTATGAGACAGATTTTGCGCTTTCTCAGATTTGTGATGCTCATTTTGGCGAAAAAGAGAATAATTATTACGAAGCAATGGCACAGCTGTGTATTGATTTGGGTGGTGGGGCACATAACAAAGCCCTTGAAATTGGCTGTGGTGCAGGCAGAGGAACATTTGCACTTGCTCGTCATTTTGCGATGGTTCATGGTGTCGAATTTACAGCACGTGTAGTGAGACTTGCAACCAATTTTAAAGAGAGTGGAAAGCTTAAATATGCGCTGAAAGAAGAAGGAGAGCTTGCCTCTTTTATTGAGAAAAATCTAAGCGATTTTAACATTGATCCAAAGGTTCAAAAAGTAGAGTTTTGGCAAGCCGATCCACACAATATGAAACCATATTTTGATGAATACGATCTCATTCTTGCCAATAATATATTGGATACACTCTATGATCCAGCACTTTTTTTAGAAAAAATCAAAGAGCGTCTCAATCCAAAAGGATTTTTGATCATTGCAAGTGCTTATGACTGGGATGAAACAAAAACTCCACGTCAGAAATGGCTCGGTGGATTTAAGAAAAATGGCGAAAAATACAGTACATTTGATGCTTTGAATGAACATCTCTCTGCATTTTTTGAGATGGTTAAAGCACCTCTGAAAATGCAGTTGATCACACATGAAAGTGACTATAAAAGCGTGATAAAAACGTTACATGTGAGTGTATGGCGTAAGCGATAA
- the ribH gene encoding 6,7-dimethyl-8-ribityllumazine synthase → MNIIEGKLALSGKEKVAIINSRFNHIITDRLVEGARDAFIRHGGEEKNLDLILVPGAYEIPLALDKILSSGKYDAVCCVGAVIRGSTPHFDYVAAEATKGVANTALKYQKPVTYGVLTTDTIEQAIERAGSKAGNKGFEAMTGLIELISLYKNL, encoded by the coding sequence ATGAATATTATTGAAGGAAAACTTGCTCTTAGCGGTAAAGAAAAAGTAGCGATTATTAACAGTCGTTTCAATCATATTATTACAGATCGTTTAGTAGAGGGTGCACGTGATGCGTTTATTCGTCATGGAGGAGAAGAGAAAAATTTAGATCTTATTTTAGTGCCAGGTGCATATGAAATTCCTTTAGCCCTTGATAAAATTTTAAGCAGCGGTAAATATGACGCAGTCTGTTGTGTAGGTGCAGTCATTCGTGGAAGTACTCCTCACTTTGATTACGTAGCAGCTGAGGCGACAAAAGGTGTTGCAAACACAGCTCTTAAATACCAAAAACCAGTAACATATGGTGTGTTAACAACCGATACAATTGAGCAGGCAATCGAGAGAGCTGGAAGCAAAGCAGGAAACAAAGGCTTTGAAGCAATGACAGGTTTGATCGAACTCATTAGCCTCTACAAAAATCTATAA